The Bernardetia litoralis DSM 6794 genome includes a window with the following:
- a CDS encoding type II toxin-antitoxin system VapC family toxin has product MRKEVLLDTDTLSLLMRKNPTVIQNITAYLEVYPCLYVSRITVFEVLNGLKAKGAEKQLERFREFLKENQIKEVTELSVELSSDAYAKLRKAGKHSGHDDLLIAGIALANNLVLVTNNTKDFENIEGLELENWSI; this is encoded by the coding sequence ATGAGAAAAGAAGTTTTGTTAGATACAGATACTTTATCTCTGTTGATGCGAAAAAATCCAACTGTAATTCAAAATATAACTGCTTATTTAGAGGTTTATCCCTGTCTTTATGTTTCAAGAATTACAGTATTTGAAGTTTTAAACGGATTAAAAGCCAAAGGTGCAGAAAAACAGCTAGAACGTTTTAGAGAATTTTTGAAAGAAAATCAGATAAAAGAAGTAACAGAATTATCTGTCGAACTCTCTTCTGATGCGTATGCAAAATTAAGAAAAGCAGGAAAACATTCTGGACACGATGACCTCTTGATTGCAGGAATTGCACTTGCAAATAATTTAGTATTAGTTACCAACAATACAAAAGACTTTGAAAATATAGAAGGACTTGAATTAGAAAATTGGTCTATATAA
- a CDS encoding UvrD-helicase domain-containing protein, producing MLFSIYRSSAGSGKTYTLTKEYIKIALASPNPELLGEFDVHYYRHILAVTFTNDAAKEMKQRIVSKLDAFSVLETAEEDSMFHDVLKELKEEYPQIEITKEEIVKRSKALHQTILHHYSDFAVSTIDSFSKRIVQAFTKDLDLPPNFEIQMDIEEALEEAVSRMYHKIGERGDNHLSEVMKEFVLKETQDEKSWNVDRGLLDFGKIIFEEAKKHSVDKIKALTQTQLKMVKADYLTYIGKVENEIIPQAGDFGRILLNAFEENGLVAKDFHYSSRGIYNYVLIYATNEDKVKDDWDKQKPLNSYIANDGLKLNKWAAKATKGSSLEAIKELSPMIKEMVLKIETLKTEFQEKYAYSRMMRRFIFQMMFLEEIGNQIEYLKEKKNHVYLSEFNEKINKIVENEPVPYIFERIGEKFKHILIDEFQDTSKMQWHNLIPLVSNSLANGMRSMVVGDAKQAIYRWRSGDADLLVNLPNVPSADPDSMLAEHTEIFKEHANQQILGTNRRSDPNIVDFNNKLFHFVRKRFDSVCPDLASHYAEVIQETVFETGGHVSVRFVEKDKNTSQKEYQERTFTYCLDLVKKLQKQDYKLEDITILVRTNGMGAFLAEKFIEQKIPVISGDSLLLVSSKVVQTIINFMFLLQQPDDAPRKLEIIEFLENHLEQKYQSENPPFDLAGELNNEDEENFTKIIKEQFKKTLSMPVLRHLSLYEIAEELIRELELYRHHTEQLYIQKLLDVLFEFSRNKNDNLLDFLEHWERKKGRISISSPEGGAALRVMTIHKSKGLEFPVVIMPFADWKVTPRGSSQLWVEWEDNPIAPELSTMILSMRETMKDGIFSENYKQEWSLNFIDAINNLYVGLTRPTEKLFIMTKEVSKLENKKPVKKKANNTTKEDNFGIDKVKDIADLLGLFLLREAEHIHKIEAREYVLSEDDSNKKHKTKMNDKQSLNIKELVSTEARNKIRVRKNNLRYDESYLTVEDFYDSRKDGLLMHYAFEKIFTINDTSKAVQTLINEGLIAEDERESLENKMKDVMRLQQIEEFFRPDIDISQKENANNPNAYKILNEQEIIQKGNRRVLRPDRMMIKGDTAILIDYKTGQIDPKHHQQINGYATALYQMGKRKVRRFLVYTEKMKIIEVD from the coding sequence ATGCTTTTTTCTATCTATCGTTCGTCAGCAGGTTCTGGCAAGACTTATACGCTTACTAAAGAATATATCAAGATTGCCTTAGCAAGCCCGAATCCTGAGCTTTTGGGAGAATTTGATGTGCATTATTACCGTCATATTTTGGCAGTAACTTTTACAAACGATGCTGCAAAGGAAATGAAACAGCGTATTGTGAGCAAATTAGATGCTTTTTCGGTCTTGGAAACGGCAGAAGAAGATTCTATGTTTCATGATGTTTTGAAGGAATTAAAAGAGGAATATCCACAAATAGAAATTACAAAAGAAGAAATTGTAAAGCGTTCGAAGGCGTTGCATCAAACTATTTTACATCATTATTCTGATTTTGCAGTCAGTACGATTGATTCTTTTTCAAAACGAATTGTACAAGCATTTACCAAAGATTTGGATTTGCCACCCAATTTTGAGATTCAAATGGATATTGAAGAAGCATTAGAGGAAGCTGTCAGCCGAATGTATCACAAAATCGGAGAGCGTGGCGACAATCATTTGAGTGAAGTCATGAAAGAATTTGTCTTGAAGGAAACCCAAGATGAAAAAAGCTGGAATGTAGATAGGGGACTTTTGGATTTTGGAAAAATTATCTTTGAAGAAGCCAAAAAACATTCAGTAGATAAAATAAAAGCATTGACACAAACGCAGCTCAAAATGGTAAAAGCTGATTATCTAACTTATATCGGAAAAGTAGAAAATGAAATAATTCCACAAGCAGGAGATTTTGGCAGAATTTTATTAAATGCCTTCGAAGAAAATGGTTTGGTAGCCAAAGATTTTCATTATTCTAGCAGAGGAATTTATAATTATGTTTTGATTTATGCCACAAATGAAGATAAAGTAAAAGACGATTGGGACAAACAAAAACCTCTAAATTCGTATATCGCAAATGATGGATTAAAACTAAATAAATGGGCTGCAAAAGCTACAAAAGGTTCTAGTTTGGAAGCCATAAAAGAGCTTTCTCCTATGATAAAAGAAATGGTTTTGAAAATTGAAACCTTAAAAACAGAGTTTCAAGAAAAATATGCATACAGCCGAATGATGCGACGTTTTATTTTTCAAATGATGTTTTTAGAAGAAATAGGAAATCAAATTGAATATTTAAAAGAGAAAAAGAATCATGTTTATTTGAGTGAATTTAATGAAAAAATCAATAAAATTGTTGAAAATGAACCTGTTCCCTATATTTTTGAACGAATTGGAGAAAAATTTAAGCACATTCTGATTGATGAATTTCAAGATACTTCAAAGATGCAATGGCATAATTTGATTCCACTTGTTTCGAATAGTTTGGCAAATGGAATGCGTAGTATGGTTGTTGGAGATGCAAAACAGGCAATTTATCGTTGGCGAAGTGGTGATGCTGACCTTTTGGTAAACCTGCCAAATGTGCCAAGTGCAGACCCAGATTCTATGCTTGCAGAACATACTGAAATTTTTAAAGAACATGCTAATCAACAAATTTTGGGTACAAACCGTCGTAGTGACCCCAATATTGTAGATTTTAATAATAAATTATTTCATTTTGTAAGAAAACGTTTTGATTCTGTTTGTCCTGATTTGGCTTCCCATTATGCCGAAGTAATTCAAGAAACAGTTTTTGAAACTGGTGGACATGTGTCTGTTCGTTTTGTAGAAAAAGATAAAAATACAAGTCAGAAAGAATATCAAGAACGTACTTTTACTTATTGTTTGGATTTGGTAAAAAAACTCCAAAAACAAGATTATAAGCTAGAAGATATTACCATTTTGGTAAGAACAAATGGAATGGGTGCATTTTTGGCAGAAAAATTTATTGAACAAAAAATTCCTGTTATTTCTGGTGATTCTTTACTTTTAGTTTCTTCAAAAGTAGTACAAACAATTATTAATTTTATGTTTTTGTTGCAACAACCCGATGATGCACCACGAAAACTAGAAATTATTGAGTTTTTGGAAAATCATTTGGAACAAAAATACCAATCTGAAAACCCTCCTTTTGATTTGGCTGGAGAATTAAATAATGAAGATGAAGAAAATTTTACCAAAATAATAAAAGAACAGTTCAAAAAAACACTTTCAATGCCTGTTCTTCGTCATCTTTCTCTTTATGAAATTGCTGAAGAACTAATTAGAGAGCTAGAATTGTATCGCCATCATACCGAACAGCTTTATATTCAAAAATTACTTGATGTTTTGTTTGAATTTAGTAGAAATAAAAATGATAATCTATTAGATTTCTTAGAACATTGGGAGCGCAAAAAAGGCAGGATTTCAATTTCTTCGCCAGAAGGAGGTGCTGCATTGCGTGTCATGACGATTCATAAAAGTAAAGGTTTGGAGTTCCCTGTCGTGATTATGCCTTTTGCAGATTGGAAAGTTACGCCTAGAGGTTCTAGTCAGCTTTGGGTAGAATGGGAAGATAATCCGATTGCACCAGAGCTTTCCACGATGATTTTGTCGATGCGTGAAACAATGAAAGATGGTATTTTTTCAGAAAATTATAAGCAAGAATGGTCTTTAAATTTCATTGATGCAATCAATAATTTGTATGTTGGCTTGACTCGCCCTACCGAAAAGTTGTTCATTATGACAAAAGAGGTTTCCAAATTGGAAAATAAAAAGCCTGTCAAAAAGAAAGCAAATAATACCACAAAAGAAGATAATTTTGGAATTGATAAGGTAAAAGATATTGCTGATTTATTGGGATTATTTCTTTTGAGAGAAGCCGAACATATACACAAAATTGAAGCTAGAGAGTATGTTCTTTCAGAAGACGACTCAAATAAAAAACACAAAACAAAGATGAATGATAAGCAATCTTTAAATATTAAGGAGCTTGTCAGTACAGAAGCTAGAAATAAAATCAGAGTTAGAAAGAATAATTTGCGTTATGATGAAAGTTATTTAACCGTAGAAGATTTTTATGACTCTAGGAAAGATGGGCTTTTGATGCACTATGCTTTTGAAAAAATATTTACAATTAATGACACTTCAAAAGCTGTACAAACACTTATAAATGAGGGACTTATTGCAGAAGATGAGCGAGAGAGCTTAGAAAACAAAATGAAAGATGTCATGAGATTGCAACAGATTGAAGAGTTTTTCCGTCCTGATATAGATATTTCCCAAAAAGAAAATGCAAACAATCCGAATGCATACAAAATCTTGAATGAACAAGAAATTATTCAGAAGGGAAATCGCAGGGTTTTGCGTCCTGACCGTATGATGATAAAAGGCGATACTGCCATTCTCATTGATTACAAAACTGGACAAATAGACCCAAAACATCACCAACAAATTAATGGTTATGCAACTGCTCTTTACCAAATGGGCAAACGTAAAGTCAGACGTTTTTTGGTCTATACTGAAAAAATGAAAATTATAGAAGTGGATTAA